The sequence ACCACCCGGCCCTCGACCAGATCTACAAGGGCTTTGTCGATGAGTTGGCCAAGGAAGGCTACCACAACGACAAGAACATCAAGATCGAGTACCAAAACGCCAACGGGGACCAGAGCAACCTGAAGACGATGGCCTCCAAGCTGGTCAACGACAACTGTACCGTCATCTACAGCATCACCACCCCGGCGGCCCAGGCGGTTGCCAACTCTACCACCAAGACGCCAATTATCCTCGGTGCGGTCACTGATCCAAAGGGTGCCGGCTTGGTTAAGGACAACAAGCATCCCGGCGGCAACATCACCGGGGTCTCCGATCAGGCCCCAATCAAGGAGCAGATTAACCTGATCAAGGAATTCATGCCAAACATGAAGACGCTCGGGGTCATCTACACCTCTAGCGATTCCTCAGCCGTCGCCGGCTACCACCAGATCGTCCGTGAATGTAAGAAGCAAGGAATCACGCTGAAGGCCTACTCAATCGCCAACAGCAACGACCTCAACCAGGTTTCCGAGCAGATGCTCAGCCAGGTCGACGCCGTGATCGTCCCGACCGACAACACCATCGCCGGGGCCATGCAGACCCTGGTCAAGAACGCCAACGCGGCGAAGAAGCCGGTCTTCCCGGCTGCCGGAACCATGGTCAAGCAGGGCGGGGTTGCAACCTACAGCGTTAACCAGTACGACCTCGGTGTCCGGGGCGCCAAGATGACCGTCAAAGTTCTCAAGGGCAAGAAGCCGGCAGAAACACCGATCCAGTACGTTCGCCACGGTGAACCGGTCCTGAACCTCAAGCAAGCTCGCAAGCTCGGCCTGACCGTTCCAAAGCATTTCCAAAAAGAAGCACAGCAAGAAGGAGTGATCTACAAATGAATCTTATCGTTTCCTCAATCGGGCAAGGGCTGCTCTGGGCACTCCTCGGGCTCGGCCTCTACCTAACCTTTAGAATCCTCGACTTCTGCGACATGACCGTTGAAGGGACCTTCCCGCTGGGCGCGGCCACCGCGGTTACCGCCATCACCCACGGGGTCAGCCCGCTTCTGGCCACCCTGCTAGCGGTCGGGACCGGGATGATCGCCGGCCTGATCACCGGCCTGCTCTATACCAAGGGCAAGATCCCCAGCCTGCTCGCCGGGATCCTGACAATGACCGCCATCTACTCGGTCAATCTGCGAATCATGGGCAAGTCCAACATCTCGCTGCTGGGCAAGCCGACCCTGTTCAACGGGGCCCTCACGAACTTGCCCCAGTACTTCGATAGCGTCACGCTGGGATTGATCGTGATCGCCATCGTCACCATCCTGATGGTTGCCTTCCTCGCAACCGACTACGGCCAGGCCTTCATCGCCACCGGGGACAACCCGACGATGGCCAAGGCATTCGGGATCCACACCGACAAGATGGTGATCGTCGGTCTGATGGTTTCCAACGGGATGGTCGGCCTCTGTGGCGCCCTGATCGCCCAGAACAACGGGTACGCCGACGTCAACATGGGGATTGGGACCATCGTTATTGCCCTGGCCTCAATCATCATCGGTGAGGTGGCCTTCGGTGAACTGACTCTCAACCAACGGCTGGTTGCGGTCACCCTGGGTAGTATCATCTACCGGCTGATCCTGCTGGCGGTTCTGCAGCTTGGTTTTTCCGCCAACGACCTCAACCTCATTTCGTCGATCGTCCTCGCCATCAGCATGATGATTCCGCAATTCGAACAGCACCTCAACATTAAGAAGCCAATTCTCAGGGGGGTTCAGCCACATGAGTAAGCCAATTTTAGAGTTAAAAAACGTTCAGACCGTCGTTAACAAGGGCACTTCCAACGAGACGATGATTTTGAAGGGAATCAACCTGGAGATCAACGACGGCGACTTCATCACCATCGTCGGGACGAACGGGGCCGGGAAATCCACCCTCTTCAACGTCATCGGTGGCAACCTGCGCGCCGACAACGGCCAGATCCTGCACAACGGCAAGGACATCACCTCTTCCAGCGAGGAGGACCGGACCGCCTTCCTCTCGCGGGTCTTCCAGGATCCTAAACTGGGGACGGCACCGCGGATGACGGTCGCCGAAAACATGCTGCTGGCCACCAAGCGGGGCGAGCGGCGCCACCTGATTCCACGAAAGCTCAAGCAGAACATGGCCCGCTTCACCAAGCTGGCCGCCACGATGAATAACGGCCTGGAAGACCGGATGACCACGGCGACCGGGGCCCTCTCCGGTGGTCAGCGTCAGGCCCTGAGCTTCTTGATGGCCACCCTCAAGCGGCCGGATATCCTGCTACTGGACGAACACACCGCCGCCCTGGACCCTCACACCAGTTTGAACCTTCTCCACGCTACGAACGAGCGGATCACCCACGACCACCTGACGGCCCTGATGATCACCCACCACCTGGAGGATGCTCTGACCTACGGCAACCGGCTGATCGTGCTAAAGGACGGTCAGATCAAGGCCGACTTCAGCGGTCCGGAAAAGGAACAACTGACCGTGGACAAGCTGTATCAGTATTTTGAAGATTAATAAAATCGGAAGAGCCAGCATTTCTGCTACCCTTCCGATTTTTATTTTATCTTTATAAAGCTTTTTTCACAGTCAAACTTTATTCCGCTTGCCATTTTCCGAGGCGCCGCAGGTTCATCCGAAACCCACGAGCAGCCCAGGCAACCCAGTGGCTGATCCACTGCTTGCCCATGCTCAGCGGCCGCGAAATCTCTTCGTCATAGTCATCCAAATACAGGTTGTCATACCGATCGAGGTGACCAA comes from Limosilactobacillus sp. and encodes:
- the trpX gene encoding tryptophan ABC transporter substrate-binding protein, whose translation is MKRMYSLIAIILVFLGFAFFKENGGLVKQQTPKIGVLTLMHHPALDQIYKGFVDELAKEGYHNDKNIKIEYQNANGDQSNLKTMASKLVNDNCTVIYSITTPAAQAVANSTTKTPIILGAVTDPKGAGLVKDNKHPGGNITGVSDQAPIKEQINLIKEFMPNMKTLGVIYTSSDSSAVAGYHQIVRECKKQGITLKAYSIANSNDLNQVSEQMLSQVDAVIVPTDNTIAGAMQTLVKNANAAKKPVFPAAGTMVKQGGVATYSVNQYDLGVRGAKMTVKVLKGKKPAETPIQYVRHGEPVLNLKQARKLGLTVPKHFQKEAQQEGVIYK
- a CDS encoding ABC transporter permease, with product MNLIVSSIGQGLLWALLGLGLYLTFRILDFCDMTVEGTFPLGAATAVTAITHGVSPLLATLLAVGTGMIAGLITGLLYTKGKIPSLLAGILTMTAIYSVNLRIMGKSNISLLGKPTLFNGALTNLPQYFDSVTLGLIVIAIVTILMVAFLATDYGQAFIATGDNPTMAKAFGIHTDKMVIVGLMVSNGMVGLCGALIAQNNGYADVNMGIGTIVIALASIIIGEVAFGELTLNQRLVAVTLGSIIYRLILLAVLQLGFSANDLNLISSIVLAISMMIPQFEQHLNIKKPILRGVQPHE
- a CDS encoding ABC transporter ATP-binding protein → MSKPILELKNVQTVVNKGTSNETMILKGINLEINDGDFITIVGTNGAGKSTLFNVIGGNLRADNGQILHNGKDITSSSEEDRTAFLSRVFQDPKLGTAPRMTVAENMLLATKRGERRHLIPRKLKQNMARFTKLAATMNNGLEDRMTTATGALSGGQRQALSFLMATLKRPDILLLDEHTAALDPHTSLNLLHATNERITHDHLTALMITHHLEDALTYGNRLIVLKDGQIKADFSGPEKEQLTVDKLYQYFED